The following proteins come from a genomic window of Ornithinimicrobium cryptoxanthini:
- the corA gene encoding magnesium/cobalt transporter CorA, whose translation MIVDRAVYRDGARQECGDLSEDLAKIRAGGPRDFLWLGLKDPTDEEFAEVNAELGLHPLAVEDAVSGRQRVKIERYGSTIFAAVKTLAYVEQTSDIETGEIMIFVGDHFVVTVRRGDVAPLAPVRALLESHPEQLASEGADGVLHAVLDTVVDTYLEIDVEVADDLETIEEAVFGSNDTAHSGSIYRLKREVLEFRRAASPLTPAVAWLAGEDGPVESAELRLRFRDVSDHLLRVTDHIETYDRLLADIFNAHLAQISIQQNNDMRKISAWVAMAAVPTMVAGIYGMNFDDMPELHWSFGYPLVVALMALACIFLYRAFRRSGWL comes from the coding sequence CTGATCGTCGACCGGGCGGTCTATCGCGACGGTGCCCGCCAGGAGTGCGGCGACCTCAGTGAGGATCTGGCGAAGATCCGTGCCGGCGGGCCCCGCGACTTCCTGTGGCTCGGGTTGAAAGACCCGACGGACGAGGAGTTTGCCGAGGTCAACGCCGAGCTGGGCCTGCACCCGTTGGCCGTCGAGGACGCGGTGTCCGGTCGGCAGCGGGTCAAGATCGAGCGCTACGGGTCGACGATCTTTGCGGCCGTCAAGACGCTGGCCTATGTCGAGCAGACCTCCGACATCGAGACCGGCGAGATCATGATCTTTGTCGGCGACCACTTCGTGGTGACCGTGCGGCGCGGCGATGTAGCGCCCTTGGCCCCGGTGCGGGCGCTGCTTGAGTCGCACCCCGAGCAACTGGCCAGCGAGGGCGCCGACGGCGTGCTCCACGCGGTGCTGGACACGGTCGTGGACACCTATCTGGAGATCGACGTCGAGGTCGCAGACGACCTGGAGACGATCGAGGAGGCGGTCTTCGGCAGCAACGACACGGCACACTCCGGGTCGATCTATCGGCTCAAGCGTGAGGTGCTGGAGTTCCGCCGCGCCGCCTCGCCACTGACCCCGGCGGTGGCCTGGCTCGCCGGCGAGGACGGGCCGGTCGAGTCCGCGGAGCTGCGGCTGCGCTTCCGTGACGTCAGCGACCACCTGCTGCGGGTCACCGACCACATCGAGACCTATGACCGGCTGCTCGCTGACATCTTCAACGCCCACCTGGCCCAGATCTCGATCCAGCAGAACAACGACATGCGCAAGATCTCGGCCTGGGTGGCGATGGCGGCGGTGCCGACGATGGTCGCCGGGATCTATGGCATGAACTTCGACGACATGCCCGAGCTGCACTGGAGCTTTGGCTACCCCCTGGTCGTGGCGCTGATGGCGCTGGCCTGCATCTTCCTCTATCGTGCGTTCCGGCGGTCGGGCTGGCTCTGA
- a CDS encoding DUF3618 domain-containing protein — MADKKASSRSEKEIQAELDATRTRLARTVDELTFRVSPAEIKRRQIASLKASANHAAFNEAGEPRLDRLAMVLAGLAGTAIVLGLARRAFNRG; from the coding sequence ATGGCTGACAAGAAGGCATCGTCCCGCTCCGAGAAGGAGATCCAGGCGGAGCTGGACGCGACGCGGACCCGGCTTGCCCGCACGGTGGACGAACTCACGTTCCGGGTCAGCCCGGCCGAGATCAAGCGGCGGCAGATCGCCTCGCTGAAGGCGAGCGCCAACCACGCGGCGTTCAACGAGGCCGGAGAGCCGCGCCTGGACCGTCTGGCGATGGTGCTCGCGGGCCTGGCGGGCACGGCGATCGTGCTGGGCCTGGCGCGCCGCGCTTTCAACAGGGGGTGA
- the bcp gene encoding thioredoxin-dependent thiol peroxidase has product MSRLEPGQQAPTWTLPDANGDQVSLSDFAGRKLIIYFYPAAMTPGCTKQACDFRDNLAVLQGHGYAVVGISPDTPAKLAKFTDKESLSFPVLADEDKSVLTAYGAFGEKKLYGKTVTGVIRSTIVVDEEGKVELARYNVKATGHVAMLAKALGVDLG; this is encoded by the coding sequence ATGTCCCGCCTCGAACCCGGCCAGCAGGCACCCACCTGGACGCTGCCCGACGCGAACGGTGACCAGGTTTCGCTCAGCGACTTCGCCGGCCGCAAGCTCATCATCTATTTCTATCCCGCCGCGATGACGCCCGGCTGCACGAAGCAGGCCTGCGACTTCCGCGACAACCTGGCGGTCCTGCAGGGCCACGGCTACGCCGTGGTCGGCATCTCCCCCGACACCCCCGCCAAGCTGGCGAAGTTCACCGACAAGGAGTCCCTGAGCTTCCCCGTCCTGGCCGACGAGGACAAGTCTGTGCTCACGGCATACGGCGCCTTCGGTGAGAAGAAGCTCTATGGCAAGACCGTCACGGGCGTGATCCGCTCGACGATCGTCGTTGACGAGGAGGGCAAGGTCGAGCTCGCGCGCTACAACGTCAAGGCCACCGGTCACGTCGCCATGCTCGCCAAGGCGCTGGGGGTCGACCTGGGGTGA
- a CDS encoding AAA family ATPase has product MLLVIFGPPAVGKMTVGRAVAAASEFRLFHNHMTIEPLIEVFGYGSAPFNVLNSEFRRRVMEEAAEHGVDLIFTVVWALDLPADLAELESFARIFDEVAFVELRADLDTRLRRNRTQERLLHKASKRDLEWSDDNVRQMESDWEMTSAAGHHVAGGLLSRHPHLVLDTVGASPDVSAARILEWVDALP; this is encoded by the coding sequence ATGCTTCTCGTGATCTTCGGCCCTCCGGCTGTCGGCAAGATGACCGTGGGGCGCGCGGTCGCAGCGGCCAGCGAGTTCCGCCTCTTCCACAACCACATGACGATCGAACCGCTGATCGAGGTCTTCGGCTATGGCAGCGCGCCCTTTAACGTGCTCAACAGCGAGTTCCGGCGCCGGGTGATGGAGGAGGCGGCTGAGCATGGCGTCGACCTGATCTTCACGGTCGTGTGGGCCCTCGACCTGCCGGCCGACCTAGCCGAGCTGGAGTCCTTCGCCCGCATCTTCGACGAGGTGGCCTTCGTCGAGCTGCGGGCCGACCTGGACACCCGCCTTCGGCGCAACCGCACGCAGGAGAGGCTGCTGCACAAGGCGTCCAAGAGGGACCTCGAGTGGTCGGACGACAACGTGCGACAGATGGAGAGCGACTGGGAGATGACCTCTGCTGCCGGTCACCACGTGGCTGGTGGGCTGCTCTCCCGGCACCCGCACCTCGTGCTGGACACGGTGGGGGCATCACCGGACGTGTCCGCGGCCAGGATTCTCGAGTGGGTGGACGCGCTGCCCTGA
- a CDS encoding cupredoxin domain-containing protein has product MTQTATTQTSMTQTTARTRASTTWRQLFRIGCWTVLVTAGLLQAIGRFVGPSLVVLMLGMAAALLLLARQRPRAAAVTAAVICVLDLVLHLGLLIGLLLEPEAFAAFILNLAGLLAVVAVMVAAVPLWRRSQTATLMPSGLLAGAVVVLVVGSALSATAYLTRVTIVPEAGEVVITNDGQVRPDEVTLPVGDPTLVFHNDDPLFPRSFDIDALDTHVTLPPNTARRVTLPARPGEYAFYDMVTFTDGTRGTLLIVPKGADSQQSMEPQGR; this is encoded by the coding sequence ATGACCCAGACCGCCACGACCCAGACCTCCATGACGCAGACCACCGCCCGCACCCGTGCCTCAACCACCTGGCGCCAGCTCTTCCGGATCGGTTGTTGGACGGTGCTCGTCACCGCCGGGCTGCTCCAGGCCATCGGCCGATTTGTGGGCCCGTCTCTGGTGGTTTTGATGCTCGGGATGGCTGCTGCCCTGCTGCTGCTCGCGCGGCAGCGGCCGCGGGCAGCCGCTGTGACGGCTGCGGTGATCTGCGTGCTGGACCTGGTGCTGCACCTAGGGTTGCTGATCGGATTGCTGCTGGAGCCGGAGGCCTTCGCGGCCTTCATCCTCAACCTGGCGGGACTGCTGGCCGTGGTCGCGGTCATGGTCGCCGCCGTCCCGCTCTGGCGCAGGAGCCAGACCGCGACGCTCATGCCCTCCGGACTGCTGGCCGGGGCGGTGGTGGTGCTCGTGGTCGGCTCGGCCCTGTCCGCGACGGCATACCTGACCCGCGTGACGATTGTCCCTGAGGCGGGCGAGGTCGTGATCACCAATGACGGGCAGGTCCGGCCCGACGAGGTCACCCTGCCGGTGGGCGACCCGACCCTGGTGTTCCACAACGATGATCCCCTCTTCCCGAGGTCGTTTGACATTGACGCGCTCGACACCCATGTCACCCTGCCGCCCAACACCGCACGCCGGGTCACGCTGCCCGCTCGACCCGGGGAGTACGCGTTCTATGACATGGTCACCTTCACCGACGGCACACGGGGGACCCTCCTGATCGTCCCCAAGGGCGCCGATTCGCAGCAGTCGATGGAGCCTCAGGGTCGCTAG